Proteins from one Prosthecobacter sp. genomic window:
- a CDS encoding Fur family transcriptional regulator, protein MPPSTPRSPAKASGLDCRLAVLGADVRLTPHRREVFDILAASTDHPTAYDILDRVKSRSPGMSLATVYNCLEHLTTHGLIKLVHLERGQSRYCANLHEHVHFHCETCGKVIDAHPNADFDPAKFWNLPAGTKVTRTDLAIHGTCQTCAAKS, encoded by the coding sequence ATGCCCCCCTCTACCCCACGATCTCCTGCCAAAGCCTCCGGTTTGGACTGCCGTCTCGCCGTGCTGGGTGCTGACGTGCGTCTGACACCCCACCGCCGCGAGGTTTTCGACATTCTCGCTGCCTCCACCGACCACCCGACGGCCTACGACATCTTGGACCGCGTGAAAAGTCGCAGCCCAGGCATGTCGCTTGCCACGGTTTACAACTGCCTGGAGCACCTGACCACCCACGGCCTGATCAAGCTCGTCCACCTCGAGCGCGGTCAGTCCCGCTACTGTGCGAACCTCCACGAGCACGTCCATTTCCACTGCGAAACCTGCGGCAAAGTCATCGACGCGCATCCCAACGCCGACTTCGACCCCGCCAAGTTCTGGAATCTCCCTGCTGGCACCAAAGTCACCCGCACCGACCTCGCCATCCACGGCACCTGCCAGACCTGCGCCGCCAAATCTTAA
- the alr gene encoding alanine racemase produces the protein MDAIRPTHVEVNLGTLAQNFAAIRAHVGKATVMPVVKANAYGHGIVEVAGHLEAHGATCFGVALLEEAVALRQAGIAVPILVFGGVATRQIPQFIAHELMMTASSIDKLRQIDESAAAAKVMARVHLKIDTGMERIGVHWYSAEKLLEASLGFTNVEVAGIYSHFASSDAADLAGAREQLARFLEVLEFYPKRGLPPPQRHIANSGGILQLPESHLDLVRPGIMLYGVYPSRETKQTVAVRPALSWNSQVVYFKVVQPGNPVSYGGTWSSDHPVRVVTVPVGYGDGYFRVLSNRGQVLIRGQRHSIVGRVCMDQFMVNLEWGTAYNGDMVTIIGTDGGETITAQDVADCAGTIPYEVLTNINARVPRVYV, from the coding sequence ATGGACGCCATCCGCCCAACCCATGTCGAGGTGAACCTCGGCACCCTCGCGCAGAATTTTGCTGCGATCCGGGCGCATGTCGGCAAGGCGACGGTTATGCCCGTGGTGAAGGCGAATGCGTATGGGCATGGCATCGTGGAGGTGGCTGGCCATTTGGAGGCGCATGGGGCGACGTGTTTTGGCGTGGCGTTGTTGGAGGAGGCGGTCGCGTTACGGCAGGCGGGCATCGCGGTGCCGATTCTCGTGTTTGGCGGCGTGGCGACGCGGCAAATTCCGCAGTTCATCGCGCATGAGTTGATGATGACCGCATCGTCCATCGACAAGCTGCGGCAGATTGATGAGTCGGCGGCTGCGGCGAAGGTGATGGCGCGGGTGCATTTGAAGATCGACACGGGCATGGAGCGCATTGGCGTGCATTGGTACAGCGCGGAGAAGCTGCTGGAGGCCAGTTTGGGCTTCACGAATGTCGAGGTGGCCGGGATTTACTCACACTTCGCCAGTTCAGACGCGGCGGACCTTGCAGGAGCACGAGAGCAACTCGCGCGATTCCTCGAAGTGCTCGAATTTTATCCAAAACGCGGCCTGCCGCCGCCACAGCGGCACATCGCGAACTCCGGCGGCATTTTGCAGCTCCCTGAGAGCCATCTCGATCTCGTGCGGCCGGGGATCATGCTGTATGGTGTTTATCCATCGCGTGAAACGAAGCAAACAGTCGCGGTAAGGCCGGCGCTGAGCTGGAACTCGCAGGTGGTGTATTTCAAAGTCGTGCAACCTGGCAATCCAGTGAGCTACGGCGGCACTTGGAGCAGCGATCATCCCGTGCGCGTCGTCACGGTGCCGGTGGGCTATGGCGACGGCTATTTTCGGGTGCTGTCGAATCGCGGCCAAGTGCTCATTCGAGGTCAGCGGCATTCAATCGTGGGCCGCGTGTGCATGGACCAGTTCATGGTAAATTTGGAGTGGGGAACCGCCTACAATGGCGATATGGTGACGATCATTGGCACGGATGGTGGGGAGACGATCACTGCTCAAGATGTGGCCGACTGCGCGGGAACGATTCCGTATGAGGTGCTGACGAACATCAATGCGCGTGTGCCGCGCGTGTATGTTTAA
- a CDS encoding phosphatase PAP2/dual specificity phosphatase family protein, with amino-acid sequence MNRAPREPGLFWPAIWRLALAGATFVIVYSGCNHFTATRGDVPTLMFEWERHIPFVRELVVPYWSLDLFFCGAFFLCGSKLELNLLTKRLIAVTVLSGVCYLLFPLKLALPRPEPVGWTAPLFHALYFNDLPYNLAPSLHISLRSLVWVFYGAHLTGRLRTAVKVWFILIGLSTLLVWQHHLVDVAGGFVMGWAIAAIFPDSRQLGPRNPSSKYALRYGIGAVACTALSFGSIFFVWPAVACGIMALAYATGQSRLLGKENGTLSPSAEWCLLPVLIATAQIQRKWLQRKPGWHEVTPGVLFGRKVTAKEAAALVQGGDLAVLDLTAETNAPVAFREHAHYHNLPLLDLVPLKPEHITAALNIIREQRAAGRRVFMHCQLGLQRSALIAAHWLVENGEAESLEAAKSKIRALEPSVVI; translated from the coding sequence ATGAACCGCGCTCCCCGCGAACCCGGCCTGTTCTGGCCCGCGATTTGGCGGCTCGCGCTCGCGGGTGCCACGTTTGTGATCGTGTACAGCGGCTGCAATCACTTCACCGCCACACGCGGTGATGTGCCGACGCTGATGTTCGAATGGGAGCGGCACATCCCCTTCGTGCGCGAGCTGGTGGTGCCGTATTGGTCGCTTGATCTGTTTTTCTGCGGCGCGTTTTTTCTCTGCGGCAGCAAGCTGGAGCTGAATCTGCTCACCAAGCGCCTCATCGCCGTCACCGTGCTCAGCGGTGTGTGTTACCTGCTGTTTCCACTGAAACTTGCCCTGCCCAGGCCGGAGCCCGTGGGCTGGACCGCGCCGCTGTTTCATGCGCTCTACTTCAACGACCTGCCCTACAACCTCGCGCCCTCGCTGCACATCAGCCTGCGCTCGTTGGTGTGGGTGTTTTACGGCGCGCATCTCACCGGCCGGCTGCGCACGGCGGTGAAAGTGTGGTTCATCCTCATCGGTCTCTCGACGCTGCTCGTCTGGCAGCATCATCTCGTCGATGTGGCGGGCGGTTTCGTCATGGGCTGGGCCATCGCGGCCATCTTTCCCGATTCTCGGCAGCTTGGGCCCCGGAATCCTTCCTCAAAATATGCGCTGCGCTACGGCATCGGTGCGGTGGCATGCACGGCGCTGAGTTTTGGCTCCATCTTCTTCGTCTGGCCCGCCGTGGCGTGCGGGATTATGGCGCTGGCCTATGCCACGGGCCAGTCGCGACTGTTGGGCAAAGAAAACGGCACGCTCTCGCCTTCCGCCGAGTGGTGCCTGCTGCCGGTGCTCATCGCGACGGCGCAAATTCAGCGCAAGTGGCTCCAACGGAAGCCCGGATGGCATGAAGTCACACCCGGCGTGCTCTTCGGCCGCAAAGTTACCGCCAAAGAAGCCGCGGCACTCGTCCAGGGAGGCGATCTGGCCGTGCTGGACCTCACCGCCGAAACCAACGCGCCCGTGGCCTTCCGCGAGCATGCGCATTATCACAATCTGCCGCTGCTCGATCTCGTTCCGCTCAAACCAGAGCACATCACCGCCGCGTTGAACATCATCCGCGAACAGCGGGCCGCAGGCCGCCGCGTCTTCATGCATTGCCAGCTCGGCTTGCAGCGTTCCGCGCTCATCGCCGCGCACTGGCTGGTGGAAAATGGCGAAGCGGAGAGCTTGGAGGCCGCCAAGAGCAAGATTCGCGCACTGGAACCCAGCGTGGTCATTTAG
- a CDS encoding YcxB family protein, with the protein MNEEITVQTVFDVPSMRVAYRWHKCAHGWQKATKWMLPLVAVVGLYQLVYSAGVDRTVGGILLGIAVFAVLVLVLERRIMEKSIRSSPACGEKIKFVFGEEGFSLKAPGLESALSWNQVFESKTTPEGALIYLQRLMFHWLPKTAFTSEADYNRFLDLLAAKTKHSKVG; encoded by the coding sequence ATGAACGAAGAGATTACAGTCCAGACAGTCTTTGATGTGCCATCCATGCGCGTGGCTTATCGTTGGCATAAGTGTGCCCATGGATGGCAGAAAGCCACAAAGTGGATGCTGCCCTTGGTAGCTGTGGTCGGGCTTTATCAACTTGTCTATTCCGCAGGGGTAGATCGTACAGTGGGCGGTATTTTACTGGGGATTGCGGTATTCGCTGTGCTGGTGCTGGTTTTGGAGCGACGCATCATGGAAAAGTCTATCAGGAGCAGCCCGGCTTGTGGTGAGAAAATCAAGTTTGTGTTTGGTGAGGAGGGATTTTCCTTGAAGGCACCTGGTCTTGAAAGCGCGCTTTCTTGGAACCAAGTTTTTGAATCAAAGACCACTCCCGAGGGAGCGCTCATCTACCTCCAGCGCCTCATGTTTCACTGGCTCCCCAAGACCGCCTTCACCTCTGAAGCCGACTACAACCGCTTCCTCGACCTCCTCGCCGCCAAAACCAAGCATTCGAAGGTTGGCTAA
- the sufD gene encoding Fe-S cluster assembly protein SufD, whose protein sequence is MPTLAPVPQTSSMPSEAAPVAAPPAGLEIIAPARETSAAPAWFLEKSAAAWSNFQSLPVPGLKDEAWRYSNAKKIALSTYQPAAAANEHIEAEAVAASSGLAETAARFVFVNDRLVVAETDRLPAGVICLPFEEALQSQAALLQQHFMQREMTLGSAKFAALHLAHVRAGLVILVPKGIAIEQPIEIFHWIAAEHAAIFPHTLIVTEDNADVTVVDHYRTWKAETGLSLAVADLVAGKGSRIRYIACQELGEKAQAMHLSSTVTARDAQVKNFQVQLGAEFSRSESVSDLLGEGSHSDMLSVALPTGDQIVDQRTLQNHKAPHATSNLLYKNALYGKSRSIFSGLITVDKEAHFTDAYQTCRNLLNSDEAEATSLPGLEINADQVKCSHGATSGPISDEELFYLKARGITDGESRKLIVEGFLADALAKLGNGPIADMVVSRIHEKLILAV, encoded by the coding sequence ATGCCCACTCTCGCTCCAGTTCCCCAGACCTCCTCCATGCCTTCCGAAGCCGCTCCTGTCGCCGCGCCACCTGCCGGACTCGAAATCATTGCTCCTGCTCGCGAAACGTCTGCTGCGCCCGCTTGGTTCCTCGAAAAATCCGCTGCCGCATGGAGCAACTTCCAATCCCTACCGGTCCCCGGCCTCAAGGACGAAGCCTGGCGCTACTCCAACGCCAAAAAGATCGCATTGAGCACCTACCAGCCCGCTGCGGCTGCCAATGAGCACATTGAAGCCGAAGCCGTTGCCGCATCGTCAGGCCTCGCCGAAACCGCCGCACGCTTTGTCTTCGTCAATGACCGTCTCGTCGTTGCCGAGACCGACAGATTGCCCGCCGGTGTGATCTGCCTGCCATTCGAAGAAGCGCTGCAATCCCAAGCCGCACTTCTCCAACAGCACTTCATGCAGCGCGAGATGACGCTCGGCTCCGCCAAGTTCGCCGCACTGCATCTGGCGCACGTTCGGGCCGGACTCGTCATTCTGGTGCCCAAAGGCATCGCCATTGAGCAACCCATCGAAATCTTCCATTGGATCGCCGCCGAGCATGCCGCCATTTTCCCGCACACGCTCATCGTCACCGAGGACAACGCCGATGTCACCGTCGTCGATCACTACCGCACTTGGAAGGCCGAGACCGGCCTCAGCCTCGCCGTAGCCGATCTCGTCGCCGGCAAAGGCAGCCGCATCCGTTACATCGCCTGCCAGGAACTGGGCGAGAAGGCGCAAGCCATGCATCTCTCCAGCACCGTCACCGCACGCGATGCGCAGGTGAAAAACTTCCAGGTCCAGCTCGGCGCCGAGTTCAGCCGCAGCGAAAGCGTCAGCGATCTCCTCGGCGAAGGCTCTCACAGCGACATGCTCAGCGTCGCCTTGCCCACCGGCGATCAAATCGTCGATCAACGCACGCTGCAAAACCACAAGGCCCCGCACGCCACCAGTAACCTTCTTTACAAAAACGCGCTCTACGGCAAATCGCGCTCCATTTTTAGCGGCCTCATCACCGTCGATAAAGAGGCGCACTTCACCGACGCCTACCAGACCTGCCGCAACCTCCTCAACAGCGACGAAGCCGAAGCCACGAGCCTCCCCGGCCTCGAAATCAACGCTGACCAGGTCAAATGCAGCCACGGTGCCACCAGCGGCCCCATCAGCGACGAAGAACTTTTCTACCTCAAAGCCCGCGGCATCACCGACGGCGAAAGCCGCAAGCTCATCGTCGAAGGCTTCCTCGCCGACGCCCTCGCCAAACTCGGCAACGGCCCCATCGCCGACATGGTCGTCTCCCGCATTCACGAGAAGTTGATCCTGGCCGTTTGA
- a CDS encoding DUF1802 family protein: MPNLTAPIGFKEWSFVCDALVQGKLSIILRKGGIHEGRGGFEWKHREFFLFPTWFHNQAEKLSWTPENTQRAFPPEEERQTVDIDGCATLEQVWKVTDWDKVAALAPLHIWNEDVVKERFIYDDESCLHVALVRAYKLPQLWHFAYAKSYGGCRSWITLPEEGLPMAAAATPALSNEAFAEVSAKLKAILG; the protein is encoded by the coding sequence ATGCCCAACCTTACCGCCCCCATCGGATTCAAAGAATGGTCCTTCGTCTGCGATGCCCTCGTGCAAGGCAAGCTCAGCATCATTTTGCGCAAAGGCGGCATTCACGAGGGCCGTGGCGGCTTCGAGTGGAAGCACCGCGAGTTCTTCCTGTTCCCGACGTGGTTTCACAACCAGGCCGAGAAGCTGAGCTGGACGCCCGAGAACACCCAGCGTGCCTTCCCACCGGAAGAAGAACGTCAAACGGTGGACATCGACGGCTGCGCCACGCTAGAACAGGTCTGGAAAGTCACCGACTGGGACAAGGTCGCCGCATTGGCCCCGCTGCACATCTGGAACGAGGACGTGGTGAAGGAGCGCTTCATTTACGACGACGAAAGCTGCCTGCATGTCGCTCTCGTCCGTGCCTACAAGCTCCCGCAACTCTGGCACTTCGCGTATGCGAAGAGCTACGGCGGCTGCCGCTCCTGGATCACGCTGCCGGAGGAAGGCCTGCCCATGGCCGCCGCCGCGACGCCTGCACTGAGTAATGAGGCGTTTGCCGAGGTGTCGGCGAAGTTGAAAGCGATCCTGGGCTAG
- a CDS encoding cupin domain-containing protein has protein sequence MTRTQTEDLPWTAQNSPKGKYGIQRRSVSQGAGGQKDIGTWGGGHPFDLEIHRIPAGKINFPLHEHAAQWEAYYILSGSGKVRTPKGKEAIQASDYLVFPPGEAHQLINTGSEDLTYIVVADQPQADVIHYPDSGKWMVKPQRKVFEMAEADYFKDEE, from the coding sequence ATGACCCGCACCCAAACCGAAGACCTCCCCTGGACCGCGCAAAACTCCCCCAAGGGCAAGTATGGCATCCAGCGCCGCAGTGTCTCGCAGGGGGCAGGCGGCCAGAAGGACATCGGCACCTGGGGCGGCGGCCACCCCTTTGACCTCGAAATCCACCGCATCCCGGCTGGAAAGATCAATTTCCCGCTCCACGAGCACGCCGCCCAGTGGGAGGCCTATTACATCCTCTCCGGCAGCGGCAAGGTGCGCACGCCGAAGGGCAAGGAGGCCATCCAAGCCAGTGACTACCTCGTCTTCCCACCCGGCGAGGCGCACCAGCTCATCAACACCGGCTCCGAAGACCTCACCTACATCGTCGTCGCCGATCAGCCACAGGCCGATGTCATCCACTACCCCGATTCCGGCAAATGGATGGTCAAACCGCAGCGCAAGGTCTTCGAAATGGCCGAGGCCGACTACTTCAAGGACGAGGAGTGA
- a CDS encoding bifunctional alpha/beta hydrolase/class I SAM-dependent methyltransferase yields the protein MNSERLQFTTDDGLALHYKAWNVQGTTKALVLLHRGHEHADRWDTVIPSLSMPDTAIYAWEARGHGLSPGRRGHAAGFMEYVRDLDTFFHHLQKAHGLTPERTVVVAHSVGGVVAAAWVHDFAPRIAGLVLATPALEVNLIVPGALTSIRVMQKLKSDATIKSYVRGSWLTRDLSAASAYDADKLISKDISAKILVDLFDTAQRVISDAEVMDRPLLLFSAGADKVVKREAIDALYTNYGCEQKTHLTLKGARHAIFHDLCRDEVCGAIKRFAERCIANFTPPRLEADLTHPATNAEFASLKKPLPSPSLRGLSFIFQRAALGTTGRLSQGIRIGHATGFDSGESLDYVYDNKPRGNLLVGKVIDYFYLNAIGWRGIRQRRACMNQALRFAVKQVREAGMPLQLMDIAGGAGRYLLDVLDEPDLKILCRDWSESALARGRESAQQMGLSERITHLRGDAFDEQSLATVEPKPSIAVVSGLYELFPENDKLQRSLRGLFSAVNPGGWLIYTGQPWHPQVEMIARTLTNRDGQYWIMRRRPQGEMDALVEQAGFKKEKQWIDDFGIFTVSIARKPA from the coding sequence ATGAACTCCGAACGCCTCCAATTCACCACCGACGACGGTCTCGCCCTTCATTACAAAGCCTGGAACGTCCAGGGAACCACAAAGGCGCTGGTGCTGCTGCATCGCGGCCATGAGCATGCAGACCGTTGGGATACGGTGATTCCTTCTCTCTCAATGCCGGACACAGCGATCTATGCCTGGGAGGCACGCGGCCATGGCCTTTCGCCGGGAAGGCGAGGGCATGCGGCAGGTTTTATGGAGTATGTGCGCGATCTCGACACGTTTTTCCATCACCTGCAAAAAGCGCACGGCTTGACGCCGGAACGCACCGTGGTGGTGGCACACAGCGTTGGCGGAGTCGTGGCGGCGGCCTGGGTGCATGACTTTGCACCGCGCATTGCCGGCCTCGTGCTCGCCACGCCAGCGCTGGAGGTGAATCTGATCGTTCCGGGTGCTCTCACGAGCATCCGAGTGATGCAGAAGCTCAAATCCGACGCCACGATCAAGAGCTACGTCCGCGGCTCCTGGCTCACCCGCGATCTGAGCGCAGCCTCCGCTTACGATGCCGACAAACTCATCTCCAAGGACATCTCGGCCAAAATCCTTGTCGATCTCTTCGACACCGCGCAGCGCGTGATCAGCGACGCGGAGGTCATGGACCGGCCGCTGCTGCTTTTTTCCGCCGGTGCGGACAAAGTGGTGAAACGCGAGGCCATCGACGCGCTCTACACCAACTACGGCTGCGAGCAAAAAACGCATCTCACGCTCAAAGGCGCGCGCCATGCCATCTTCCACGATCTATGCCGCGATGAAGTCTGCGGCGCGATCAAACGCTTCGCCGAGCGCTGCATCGCCAATTTCACGCCTCCACGCCTGGAGGCCGATTTGACGCATCCGGCCACGAATGCGGAGTTTGCGAGCCTGAAGAAGCCGCTGCCATCCCCCTCGCTGCGAGGGCTTTCATTCATTTTCCAGCGCGCCGCTCTCGGCACGACCGGCAGACTCAGCCAGGGCATCCGCATCGGTCATGCGACGGGTTTCGACTCCGGCGAATCGCTCGATTACGTCTATGACAACAAGCCGCGCGGCAACCTGCTCGTCGGCAAGGTCATCGATTACTTTTACCTCAACGCCATCGGCTGGCGCGGAATCCGCCAGCGGCGCGCGTGCATGAATCAGGCGCTGCGCTTTGCGGTGAAGCAAGTTCGAGAGGCTGGCATGCCCTTGCAGCTCATGGACATCGCCGGCGGAGCGGGGCGCTACTTGCTGGACGTGCTCGACGAGCCCGATCTGAAAATCCTGTGCCGCGACTGGAGCGAATCCGCATTGGCACGAGGTCGTGAGTCCGCGCAGCAAATGGGTCTCAGCGAACGCATCACGCATCTGCGTGGTGATGCCTTCGACGAGCAATCGCTGGCCACCGTCGAGCCGAAGCCATCCATCGCCGTCGTGTCCGGCTTGTATGAGTTGTTTCCAGAGAACGACAAACTCCAGCGCTCGTTGCGTGGTTTGTTCAGCGCGGTGAATCCGGGCGGCTGGCTCATCTACACTGGCCAGCCATGGCATCCGCAGGTGGAAATGATCGCCCGCACGCTCACCAACCGCGACGGCCAATACTGGATCATGCGCCGCCGCCCGCAGGGTGAGATGGACGCGCTCGTCGAGCAGGCAGGCTTCAAAAAAGAGAAGCAGTGGATCGACGATTTCGGCATCTTCACCGTCAGCATCGCCCGCAAACCTGCATGA
- the sufC gene encoding Fe-S cluster assembly ATPase SufC, whose amino-acid sequence MSLEIKDLHAQIPGREILKGLTLTINPGEVHAVMGPNGSGKSTLSKVLCGHSDYEVTSGKVLLDGQNILDMAVDARSRAGLFLAFQYPHEIPGVSNANFLRASLKARLPKGEDIDAVKFYKQMYARMDALEMDRSFTSRSVNEGFSGGEKKRNEILQLMMLEPKYAILDETDSGLDIDALKIVSRGVNAMRSENRGFLVITHYQRLLNYIQPDIVHVLKDGRIVKSGGKELALELEAKGYDWVHEEPLAAAA is encoded by the coding sequence ATGTCACTCGAGATTAAAGACCTCCACGCCCAGATCCCCGGCCGCGAAATCCTCAAAGGCCTCACCCTCACGATCAACCCCGGTGAAGTCCACGCGGTCATGGGCCCGAACGGCTCCGGCAAGAGCACGCTGAGCAAAGTCCTCTGCGGCCACAGCGACTACGAAGTCACCAGCGGCAAAGTGTTGCTCGATGGGCAAAACATTCTCGACATGGCCGTCGATGCCCGCAGCCGCGCCGGCCTCTTCCTCGCCTTCCAATACCCGCACGAGATCCCCGGCGTCAGCAACGCCAACTTCCTCCGCGCCTCCTTGAAGGCCCGCCTGCCGAAGGGCGAGGACATCGACGCCGTGAAGTTTTACAAGCAGATGTATGCCCGCATGGACGCCCTCGAAATGGACCGCAGCTTCACCAGCCGCAGCGTCAATGAAGGCTTCTCCGGCGGTGAAAAGAAGCGCAACGAAATCCTCCAGCTCATGATGCTGGAGCCCAAATACGCCATCCTCGACGAAACCGACTCCGGCCTCGACATCGACGCGCTGAAAATCGTCTCCCGCGGCGTGAACGCCATGCGCAGCGAGAACCGCGGCTTCCTCGTCATCACGCATTACCAGCGCCTCCTGAACTACATCCAGCCCGACATCGTCCACGTCCTCAAAGACGGCCGCATCGTCAAAAGCGGCGGCAAAGAGCTCGCTCTCGAACTCGAAGCCAAGGGCTACGACTGGGTCCATGAGGAGCCTCTCGCCGCTGCCGCATAA
- the sufB gene encoding Fe-S cluster assembly protein SufB, with product MVTAPEPVDNDISDIKVDNVGDFTFPERNKFDSGFGVTEKTIDYISDVKGDPDWIREFRKKALKVFLDKPMPTHWATKDLENIKFDEFRYYLSDGQKPKRSWDDVPEDVKKTFDRLGIPEQERKFLAGVEAQYDSEAAYSNIKAAVAEQGVIFVNSSEGLKEHPEIFKKWFGKVIPTGDNKFSALNSAVFSGGSFIYVPPGVKVKHPLQAYFRINSEQFGQFERTLIIADEGAEVMYMEGCTAPKFETATLHSAVVELVALKGAKIQYVTVQNWSSNVFNLVTKRGIAHEDAVVKWIDCNIGSRLTMKYPGVIMKGKRARGEVISIALANSGQHQDTGAKMVHAADDTTSNVISKSISIGQGRATYRGLVHIPKHLKGCKNNTECDALLINTNSRTDTYPAISVRGNQHSTQHEASVSQVSADQIFYLMQRGLSEAEAMSLSVNGFINDLAKEFPMEYSVELKRLIDLEMEGSVG from the coding sequence ATGGTCACCGCCCCAGAACCCGTCGATAACGACATCTCCGACATCAAGGTCGATAACGTTGGCGATTTCACCTTCCCCGAGCGCAACAAGTTCGACTCCGGCTTCGGCGTCACCGAAAAAACGATCGACTACATCAGCGATGTGAAGGGTGATCCCGACTGGATTCGCGAGTTCCGCAAAAAGGCGCTCAAGGTCTTCCTCGACAAACCCATGCCCACGCATTGGGCCACGAAGGATTTGGAAAACATCAAGTTTGACGAATTCCGTTACTACCTCAGCGACGGCCAGAAGCCGAAGCGCTCCTGGGACGATGTGCCTGAGGACGTGAAGAAGACTTTTGATCGTCTCGGCATCCCCGAGCAGGAACGCAAATTCCTCGCCGGTGTCGAAGCGCAATACGACAGCGAGGCCGCTTACTCAAACATCAAAGCCGCCGTCGCCGAGCAGGGCGTCATCTTCGTCAACAGCAGCGAGGGACTCAAAGAACACCCCGAGATCTTCAAGAAGTGGTTCGGCAAAGTCATCCCCACCGGCGACAACAAATTCTCCGCGCTCAACAGCGCCGTCTTCTCCGGCGGTTCATTCATCTACGTCCCGCCCGGCGTGAAGGTGAAACACCCGCTCCAGGCCTACTTCCGCATCAACAGCGAGCAGTTCGGCCAGTTTGAGCGCACCCTCATCATCGCCGATGAAGGCGCGGAAGTGATGTACATGGAGGGCTGCACCGCGCCGAAGTTCGAGACCGCCACCCTGCACAGCGCCGTCGTCGAACTCGTCGCCCTCAAAGGTGCCAAGATTCAGTACGTCACCGTGCAGAACTGGAGCAGCAACGTCTTCAACCTCGTCACCAAGCGCGGCATCGCGCATGAAGACGCCGTCGTGAAATGGATCGACTGCAACATCGGCAGCCGCCTCACCATGAAATACCCCGGCGTCATCATGAAGGGCAAACGCGCCCGTGGCGAAGTCATCAGCATCGCCCTCGCCAACAGCGGCCAGCATCAGGACACCGGCGCGAAAATGGTCCATGCCGCCGATGACACCACCAGCAACGTCATCAGCAAATCCATCTCCATCGGCCAGGGCCGCGCCACGTATCGCGGTCTCGTTCACATCCCGAAGCATCTCAAAGGCTGCAAAAACAACACCGAGTGCGACGCCCTGCTCATCAACACCAACAGCCGCACCGACACCTACCCCGCCATCAGCGTCCGTGGCAACCAGCACTCCACGCAGCACGAAGCCAGCGTCAGCCAGGTCAGCGCCGATCAAATCTTCTACCTCATGCAGCGCGGCCTCAGCGAAGCCGAAGCGATGAGCTTGTCCGTCAACGGCTTCATCAACGACCTCGCGAAGGAATTCCCGATGGAATACAGCGTCGAACTCAAACGCCTCATTGACCTCGAAATGGAGGGCAGTGTCGGCTAA
- a CDS encoding 3'-5' exonuclease — translation MNLIIFDLETTGLLPSQHEIIQIAAMKVQHGRWDAGEYFDSYVRPENHIPSFITKLTGITQAQVADAPSPVDVLMQFSRFVGQNATLIAHNGLRFDMRFIAENCMRHGIPVRETSALDSRSFSRKIWGGKGGHGLDAVLSRLGLSSEGVVRHDARGDVQLLAQAVRQMWTRLTPSFQECPVDCSVGVIPALV, via the coding sequence ATGAACCTCATCATCTTCGACCTCGAAACGACCGGCTTGTTACCCTCCCAGCATGAGATCATCCAGATCGCGGCAATGAAGGTACAGCACGGACGTTGGGATGCAGGCGAGTATTTTGACAGCTATGTGCGACCTGAGAACCACATACCCTCGTTCATCACGAAGCTGACGGGGATCACGCAGGCTCAAGTCGCGGATGCGCCGTCGCCGGTGGACGTTTTGATGCAGTTCTCCCGCTTCGTGGGTCAGAATGCGACATTGATCGCGCACAACGGCCTGCGCTTTGACATGCGCTTCATCGCCGAGAACTGCATGCGTCACGGCATCCCGGTGCGCGAGACGAGTGCATTGGATTCGCGGTCGTTCTCACGCAAAATCTGGGGCGGCAAAGGCGGCCATGGCCTGGACGCGGTGCTAAGCCGCTTAGGTCTCTCAAGCGAGGGCGTAGTGCGTCACGATGCGCGTGGCGATGTGCAACTGCTGGCGCAGGCAGTACGGCAGATGTGGACACGGCTGACGCCTAGCTTCCAAGAATGTCCGGTGGATTGCTCCGTGGGCGTGATTCCGGCGCTGGTCTGA